A region of Pyxidicoccus parkwaysis DNA encodes the following proteins:
- a CDS encoding response regulator has product MTSLTVLITDDHTLVRQGIRALLAAQPGIEVVGDAATGEDAVELAREHAPDVALVDVLMPGLGGIETARRLKEASPRTQVLMLTSSHDEEHIVPALRAGALSYLLKDASAEELVQAVRRAAAGEATLHPRVASQVVRLLREPSRERPPAHAELSEREREVLLLIADGASNADIAGRLGVSEKTVKSHVSNILGKLHLEDRTQAAVFAWREGLKQR; this is encoded by the coding sequence ATGACATCGCTCACCGTCCTCATCACCGATGACCACACCCTCGTCCGCCAGGGCATCCGCGCGCTGCTGGCGGCGCAGCCCGGCATCGAGGTGGTGGGCGATGCGGCCACCGGCGAGGACGCCGTGGAGCTGGCGCGCGAGCACGCTCCCGACGTCGCGCTCGTGGACGTGCTGATGCCGGGCCTGGGCGGAATCGAGACAGCGCGCCGGCTGAAGGAAGCCAGCCCGCGCACGCAGGTGCTGATGCTCACCTCGTCGCACGACGAGGAGCACATCGTCCCCGCGCTGCGCGCCGGCGCGCTCTCGTACCTCCTCAAGGACGCGAGCGCGGAGGAGCTGGTGCAGGCCGTGCGCCGGGCCGCGGCGGGCGAGGCCACACTGCACCCGCGCGTCGCGAGCCAGGTGGTGCGCCTGTTGCGCGAGCCGTCACGCGAGCGCCCTCCCGCACACGCCGAGCTCAGCGAGCGTGAGCGGGAGGTGCTGCTCCTCATCGCCGACGGTGCCTCCAACGCGGACATCGCCGGGCGGCTCGGCGTGTCCGAGAAGACGGTGAAGTCCCACGTGAGCAACATCCTCGGCAAGCTGCACCTGGAGGACCGCACGCAGGCCGCCGTCTTCGCGTGGCGCGAGGGGCTGAAGCAGCGCTGA
- a CDS encoding SgcJ/EcaC family oxidoreductase, translated as MNTTTTDERLLRERVHHMFDAWNRGNGYEYASFYSEDCDYVAFDGRHLKGRRANAELHQELFDGFFLRGSRIEGDVESVRFVSPELAIVHAAGGVKLRWQKKLPHGRRSRQTLVAVKRDGAWEFTAFHNTRIQPTRGLGLHRILLMLGRK; from the coding sequence ATGAACACGACGACGACGGATGAGCGGCTGCTGCGGGAGCGTGTCCACCACATGTTCGACGCGTGGAACCGGGGCAACGGCTACGAGTACGCCTCGTTCTATTCGGAGGACTGCGACTACGTGGCCTTCGACGGCCGGCACCTCAAGGGCCGGCGCGCCAACGCGGAGCTGCACCAGGAGTTGTTCGACGGCTTCTTCCTGCGTGGCTCCCGCATCGAGGGAGACGTGGAGTCGGTGCGCTTCGTGTCGCCTGAGTTGGCCATCGTGCACGCGGCGGGCGGCGTGAAGCTCCGGTGGCAGAAGAAGCTGCCGCACGGGCGGCGCTCGCGGCAGACCCTGGTGGCGGTGAAGCGCGACGGTGCGTGGGAGTTCACCGCGTTCCACAACACGCGCATCCAGCCGACGCGCGGGCTCGGGCTGCACCGCATCCTGCTCATGCTGGGGCGGAAATAG
- a CDS encoding HAMP domain-containing sensor histidine kinase: MSLRAWLAATMGVLALLSLSAAASLVLLTSVLDRSASTLGDSVEGIRLAEEMEVGLLSHERLVRERLASVPADTGRASREELEAALRPQLDELDRLAATDKGHALLKSVRRDVELYLAQQRGPLQARVEQAGPPLDSALDGLERVIELNVVQARDAREEAARWNSFADRVGLAFAVLLLAGVVAVSLLLQRIALHPLRDISQSMRRFGSGRKRTRAPEYGPTELRDMARTFNEMANSLAHQQEQQLAFLAGVAHELRNPLSALKLSTALSGRGSAPLTPERMERTLALVGRQVERLDRMVGDLLDSTRIEAGKLELQPEVRDARELAREVVELYRSGESGHVLQLSLPETSVLVRVDPARLEQVVQNLVSNALKYSPAGSRVDVVVRQEEAEAVLSVRDQGIGISEDEKRLLFAPFQRAGNARQRAPGVGLGLSVARRIVEAHGGRIVVDSEPGTGSVFSVWLPLASVAARLPEVAPGPSSPLPPPEGTLH, translated from the coding sequence ATGAGCCTTCGTGCCTGGCTCGCGGCGACCATGGGCGTGCTGGCCCTGTTGTCGCTGTCCGCCGCCGCCTCGCTCGTCCTCCTGACGAGCGTGTTGGACCGCTCCGCCAGCACCCTGGGTGACTCCGTCGAGGGCATCCGGCTCGCCGAGGAGATGGAGGTCGGCCTGCTCTCCCACGAGCGCCTGGTGCGGGAGCGGCTGGCCTCCGTGCCCGCCGACACCGGCCGGGCCTCGCGCGAGGAACTGGAGGCCGCGTTGCGACCGCAGCTCGACGAGCTCGACCGCCTCGCCGCCACGGACAAGGGGCATGCGCTGCTCAAGAGCGTGCGCCGGGACGTGGAGCTCTACCTGGCTCAGCAGCGGGGGCCGCTCCAGGCCCGGGTGGAGCAGGCCGGGCCTCCGCTCGACTCGGCGCTGGACGGGCTGGAGCGGGTCATCGAGCTCAACGTGGTCCAGGCCCGCGACGCGCGCGAGGAGGCGGCGAGGTGGAACAGCTTCGCGGACAGGGTGGGGCTGGCATTCGCCGTGCTGCTGCTCGCGGGCGTGGTGGCGGTGTCGCTGCTGTTGCAGCGCATCGCCCTGCATCCGCTGCGCGACATCAGCCAGTCCATGCGCCGCTTCGGCTCCGGCCGCAAGCGCACCCGCGCGCCCGAGTACGGGCCCACGGAGCTGCGTGACATGGCGCGCACCTTCAACGAGATGGCCAACAGCCTCGCCCACCAGCAGGAGCAGCAGCTCGCCTTCCTCGCGGGCGTGGCGCACGAGCTGCGCAACCCGCTGTCCGCCCTCAAGCTGTCCACCGCGCTGTCGGGCCGGGGCAGCGCGCCGCTCACCCCCGAGCGCATGGAGCGCACTCTCGCCCTGGTGGGCCGGCAGGTGGAGCGGTTGGACCGGATGGTGGGGGACCTGCTCGACTCCACGCGCATCGAAGCCGGCAAGCTCGAATTGCAGCCCGAGGTGCGCGACGCGAGGGAGCTGGCCCGCGAGGTGGTGGAGCTCTATCGCTCCGGGGAGAGCGGGCACGTGCTCCAATTGTCGCTGCCGGAGACGTCCGTGCTGGTGCGCGTGGACCCGGCCCGGCTGGAGCAGGTGGTGCAGAACCTGGTGAGCAACGCGCTGAAGTACTCGCCCGCCGGCAGTCGCGTGGACGTGGTGGTACGGCAGGAGGAGGCGGAGGCCGTGCTGTCCGTGAGGGACCAGGGCATCGGCATCTCCGAGGACGAGAAGCGCCTGCTCTTCGCCCCCTTCCAGCGCGCGGGCAACGCGCGGCAGCGGGCGCCCGGAGTGGGGCTGGGGCTGTCGGTGGCCCGCCGCATCGTCGAGGCGCACGGGGGGCGAATCGTGGTGGACAGCGAGCCCGGCACCGGCTCCGTCTTCAGCGTGTGGTTGCCGCTCGCCTCCGTGGCGGCCCGGCTCCCCGAGGTCGCGCCCGGGCCGTCCAGCCCGCTGCCTCCTCCGGAGGGGACCCTGCACTGA
- a CDS encoding nuclear transport factor 2 family protein — translation MPAPTPVRQHATPEEAVQAYFRASDTGSSQTLRSAFHPSALMLHVDQGALRAVTQLEWWQRLDASTSPAQPATERHLKVLDREGPLALVEAVSRWPSHTFDDLMLVVETPEGWRIVGKAFERIGAGGQLATVPDADADIRAVLAGKIEAHAAYSPALLHQTHTPGCPYYRVHVKGVPFDWVSLSEAAAGYADHQSRGETDRESPWRVLAVEVRGNIAAAKLDVLFEGVRYIDHLLLVREHGAWRIAAATWGDPKAGRP, via the coding sequence ATGCCCGCTCCGACTCCCGTCCGACAGCACGCCACGCCGGAGGAAGCCGTGCAGGCGTACTTCCGCGCCTCTGACACCGGCTCCAGCCAGACGCTGCGCTCGGCCTTCCATCCCAGCGCGCTCATGCTCCACGTGGACCAGGGTGCACTGCGAGCGGTGACGCAGTTGGAGTGGTGGCAGCGGCTGGACGCCAGCACGTCACCGGCCCAGCCCGCCACGGAGCGGCACCTGAAGGTGTTGGACCGGGAGGGTCCGCTCGCCCTGGTGGAGGCCGTGTCCCGCTGGCCGAGCCACACCTTCGATGACCTGATGCTGGTGGTGGAGACGCCCGAGGGCTGGCGCATCGTCGGCAAGGCCTTCGAGCGCATCGGGGCCGGAGGTCAGCTCGCCACGGTGCCAGACGCGGACGCGGACATCCGCGCGGTGCTGGCGGGGAAGATTGAAGCTCACGCGGCGTACAGCCCCGCGCTGCTGCACCAGACGCACACGCCCGGCTGCCCGTACTACCGCGTCCACGTGAAGGGCGTGCCCTTCGATTGGGTGTCGCTCTCCGAGGCGGCGGCGGGCTACGCCGACCACCAGTCGCGCGGCGAGACGGACCGCGAGAGCCCCTGGCGCGTCCTCGCCGTCGAGGTGCGGGGGAACATCGCGGCCGCGAAGCTGGACGTGCTGTTCGAGGGCGTGCGCTACATCGACCACCTGCTGCTGGTGCGAGAGCACGGCGCCTGGCGCATCGCCGCCGCGACCTGGGGAGACCCGAAGGCCGGGCGCCCCTGA
- a CDS encoding LysR family transcriptional regulator, whose amino-acid sequence MNLSAVDLNLFLVLHAVLETRSATGAARQLHVTQSAVSNALARLREVLGDPLLVRSGRGLVPTPRCEALRPLITSAVAQLQAVVDGNQFNPAETTREFTLGCGDNQHLHDLPLIVEAFSRHMPRAKLRIVSVDYVAANDGLATGDVDAALGPLQVAEREGCFAEPLYQEDVTFIVRKDHPRLRGSTLSREDFNTESHVDTHIAQGRPGVGHRLFDAFLKEHGLTRNVALTVSHFIAAGMATSRSDYVTGMPGRAADALCKMLPLKRLELSPRPPPMGIALIWHTRTHADPGSRAFRELVTDVLRDGNAPRRPPAARPSRRAS is encoded by the coding sequence ATGAATCTATCGGCGGTGGACCTCAACCTCTTCCTCGTGCTCCACGCGGTGCTGGAGACGCGCAGCGCCACGGGAGCGGCGCGGCAGCTCCACGTCACGCAGTCGGCGGTGAGCAACGCGCTCGCGCGGCTGCGCGAAGTACTGGGAGACCCGCTGCTGGTGCGCAGCGGGCGGGGGCTCGTGCCCACGCCCCGCTGTGAGGCGCTGCGGCCGCTCATCACCTCCGCGGTGGCCCAGCTCCAGGCGGTGGTGGACGGCAATCAGTTCAACCCCGCGGAGACCACGCGCGAATTCACGCTGGGCTGCGGCGACAACCAACACCTGCATGACCTGCCGCTCATCGTCGAGGCGTTCTCCCGGCACATGCCCCGAGCGAAGCTGCGCATCGTGAGCGTGGACTACGTCGCCGCGAACGACGGGCTGGCGACGGGAGACGTGGACGCCGCTCTCGGTCCTCTGCAGGTGGCCGAGCGTGAGGGGTGCTTCGCGGAGCCCCTCTACCAGGAGGATGTGACGTTCATCGTCCGGAAGGACCACCCGCGCCTGCGTGGCAGCACACTGTCACGGGAGGACTTCAACACGGAGTCGCACGTGGACACGCACATCGCTCAGGGGCGCCCGGGCGTAGGTCACCGGCTCTTCGATGCCTTCCTGAAGGAGCACGGCCTCACCCGGAACGTGGCGCTCACGGTGTCCCACTTCATCGCGGCGGGCATGGCCACCAGCAGGTCGGACTACGTGACGGGAATGCCAGGACGGGCGGCGGACGCGCTCTGCAAGATGTTGCCGTTGAAGCGGCTGGAGCTGAGTCCCAGGCCGCCGCCCATGGGCATCGCGCTCATCTGGCACACGCGCACGCACGCGGACCCGGGCTCGCGCGCGTTCCGCGAGCTGGTCACCGACGTGCTCAGGGATGGCAATGCGCCGCGACGGCCTCCAGCAGCTCGTCCATCTCGAAGGGCTTCTTGA
- a CDS encoding monooxygenase, with amino-acid sequence MQRLLKSLMAGVVVLAAVGCAKDDDDGRDDFPIPVVHAPEPEEGGPAYSGGPVTWHHDVAPIVQRRCQGCHAEGGMAPFAMKTYAQTSAHHAAMASAVTQLRMPPWMPAPGDRRFKDSRRLTRGEVAILSAWSSQGAPEGDPSTAPPPEPGPQGLGWVDTRMEPAEAYVPNGSQQDDYHCFLLEPGFTTARDLIGFEVLPGARHQVHHVLLFNVPEAAARQADAREPGPGWTCFGDSGVEDQAVLGAWAPGTPATRYPDTTGVRVEPGTVVVMQVHYNLNNGPRVADRTAVDLQFAREPVANPAALELVASDGFAIPSGGQGYRYTFQQVVSAGRLWGLLPHMHTLGKRIVLQRESGTLIDIPAWDFHWQQMYFYEQPVEFSSGRSRLQLSCVWDNPTPRTVRWGEGTGDEMCLVYLYVTR; translated from the coding sequence ATGCAACGACTGCTGAAGAGCCTGATGGCGGGCGTCGTGGTGCTGGCGGCGGTGGGCTGCGCGAAGGACGACGACGACGGGCGAGATGACTTCCCGATTCCGGTGGTGCACGCGCCGGAGCCCGAGGAAGGCGGCCCCGCCTACAGCGGCGGCCCGGTGACGTGGCACCATGACGTGGCCCCCATCGTCCAGCGTCGCTGCCAGGGCTGTCACGCCGAGGGCGGCATGGCTCCCTTCGCCATGAAGACCTATGCGCAAACCTCCGCGCACCATGCGGCCATGGCCAGCGCCGTCACCCAGTTGCGGATGCCCCCGTGGATGCCGGCGCCGGGAGACCGCCGCTTCAAGGACTCGCGGCGGCTGACACGAGGCGAGGTGGCCATCCTCTCCGCGTGGTCCTCGCAAGGAGCGCCGGAGGGAGACCCGTCCACCGCGCCGCCGCCGGAGCCCGGGCCGCAGGGCCTGGGCTGGGTGGACACGCGCATGGAGCCCGCCGAGGCCTACGTGCCCAACGGCAGTCAGCAGGACGACTACCACTGCTTCCTCCTGGAGCCGGGCTTCACCACCGCGAGAGACCTCATCGGCTTCGAGGTGCTGCCGGGGGCGCGGCATCAAGTGCACCACGTGCTGCTCTTCAACGTGCCGGAGGCGGCGGCGCGGCAGGCTGACGCGCGCGAGCCGGGGCCGGGGTGGACGTGCTTCGGAGACTCGGGGGTGGAGGACCAGGCGGTGCTGGGCGCGTGGGCGCCGGGGACTCCGGCCACGCGCTACCCGGACACCACGGGCGTGCGCGTGGAGCCGGGCACGGTGGTGGTGATGCAGGTGCACTACAACCTGAACAACGGCCCTCGCGTCGCGGACCGCACGGCGGTGGACCTCCAGTTCGCCCGCGAGCCGGTGGCGAATCCCGCCGCACTGGAGCTGGTGGCGAGCGACGGCTTCGCGATTCCCTCGGGTGGACAGGGCTACCGGTACACGTTCCAGCAGGTCGTGTCGGCGGGAAGGCTGTGGGGCCTCCTTCCGCACATGCACACGCTGGGGAAGCGAATCGTGCTTCAGCGTGAGAGCGGTACGCTCATCGACATCCCCGCGTGGGACTTCCACTGGCAGCAGATGTACTTCTACGAGCAGCCCGTGGAGTTCTCGTCAGGCCGTTCACGGTTGCAGCTCAGTTGCGTCTGGGACAACCCCACGCCGCGCACGGTGAGGTGGGGCGAGGGCACCGGGGACGAGATGTGCCTCGTGTACCTCTACGTCACGCGGTAG
- a CDS encoding sensor histidine kinase, which translates to MPTSSSFMRPLRPWQRLQWRLTLACVGATLGLALLLVAVLLALAGNYLLRSQGMAVDVASEALGKAGSLAPALAARPPDVDAMERILFRELGQGEAPPPAPQENALEVEIRLGGPGAGTVGVLDAKGAPLMAVDFSGAGVSRSEGFSPTAEESVLISRALSGVTTPESLALRGDNGGLVAAVPVKDEQGHVLGAVVARMKPPMRPRDFAGSVLGFILALGGPLVLLGTAVGLVVGALSARRLLAGLRPLTSAADAWARGELDMVASVPPGDELAVLADRLNQMAGQLRAVVGLRQELAAREERDRLARDLHDTVKQHLFAAAMQLGAAKAHLQRQPERAEACLAEASELVGTSQRELVSLLQELRPRALGGPWPEPLRQQVESWSARTGIAADVRLDAAPLPPSTAEALLRILQEALANVARHSGASRVRVCLEGAGPGRHTLVVEDDGRGLPAERQGGMGLDIMRERAEALPDGRFRLASGETLPGLRVETTFATSTSTNGPNAHTEPRVRS; encoded by the coding sequence ATGCCAACCTCCTCCTCCTTCATGCGTCCCTTGCGTCCCTGGCAGCGGTTGCAGTGGCGGCTCACGCTGGCCTGTGTGGGCGCCACGCTGGGCCTCGCGTTGTTGCTCGTCGCCGTGTTGCTGGCGCTCGCGGGCAACTACCTGCTGCGCTCGCAGGGCATGGCGGTGGATGTGGCGTCGGAGGCGCTCGGCAAGGCGGGCAGCCTCGCGCCCGCGCTGGCGGCACGGCCTCCGGACGTGGACGCCATGGAGCGCATCCTCTTCCGCGAGTTGGGACAGGGAGAAGCACCGCCACCGGCCCCGCAGGAGAACGCGCTGGAGGTGGAGATTCGCCTGGGCGGTCCCGGCGCGGGCACCGTGGGCGTGCTCGACGCGAAGGGCGCGCCCCTGATGGCGGTGGATTTCTCGGGCGCGGGAGTGAGCCGCTCCGAAGGCTTCAGTCCGACGGCGGAGGAGTCCGTGCTCATCAGCCGGGCCCTGTCGGGCGTGACGACGCCGGAGTCGCTGGCCCTGCGCGGTGACAACGGCGGCCTCGTGGCGGCGGTGCCGGTGAAGGACGAGCAGGGACACGTGCTCGGCGCGGTGGTGGCGCGCATGAAGCCGCCCATGCGGCCGAGGGACTTCGCCGGCTCGGTGCTCGGGTTCATCCTCGCGCTGGGCGGGCCGCTGGTGCTGCTCGGCACCGCGGTGGGGCTGGTGGTGGGTGCGCTCAGCGCGCGGCGGTTGCTCGCGGGGCTGCGGCCGCTCACGTCCGCCGCGGATGCATGGGCCCGGGGAGAATTGGACATGGTGGCCTCCGTGCCGCCCGGTGACGAACTGGCGGTGCTCGCGGACCGGCTCAACCAGATGGCCGGGCAGTTGCGCGCGGTGGTGGGGCTGCGTCAGGAGTTGGCCGCGCGCGAGGAGCGGGACCGGCTCGCGAGAGATTTGCACGACACGGTGAAGCAGCACCTCTTCGCGGCGGCGATGCAGTTGGGCGCGGCGAAGGCGCACCTGCAACGCCAGCCCGAGCGCGCCGAGGCCTGTCTTGCCGAGGCCAGCGAGCTGGTGGGCACCTCGCAGCGCGAGCTGGTGTCACTGCTCCAGGAGCTGCGGCCCCGCGCGCTGGGAGGTCCATGGCCCGAGCCGCTGCGCCAGCAGGTGGAGTCCTGGTCCGCGCGCACCGGCATCGCCGCCGACGTGCGGCTGGACGCAGCGCCATTGCCGCCCTCCACCGCCGAGGCGCTGCTTCGCATCCTCCAGGAAGCGTTGGCCAACGTCGCACGACACAGCGGCGCGAGCCGGGTGCGCGTGTGTCTGGAGGGCGCCGGGCCGGGACGACATACGCTGGTGGTGGAGGATGACGGCCGCGGGCTCCCGGCCGAGCGTCAGGGCGGCATGGGGCTGGACATCATGCGCGAGCGCGCGGAGGCGCTGCCGGACGGCCGCTTCCGCCTGGCGTCAGGAGAGACCCTGCCGGGCCTGCGCGTGGAGACCACCTTTGCCACCAGCACGTCCACGAATGGGCCAAACGCGCACACGGAGCCGCGTGTTCGCTCGTGA
- a CDS encoding LysR family transcriptional regulator, producing the protein MDFPDLPFLGTFIRVYESGSLTTAARRLHRTQPTVSYQLQRLEEAIGTPLFERRSARLFPTALADRLYRFLGGFARDVHSVLSGVEEDRPLEVAAVAGFGRYVLFPVVMESPRLRHGLTLRYPPAEGVFQRVLEGQVDVGFTYQPTVHPRLTLEPVYEERLVLAAGPAWARRLREQTDFQDVPVVTYDEGDYVVGRWLGHHFGRRQPRWHAVAHFEELEEVLELVARDDGVAVVPDFCLGNRGGLRAVSWGKPELANSIYAVLRARAPVRPAVTDLLTRLREKGATTGRAPSGMAPATVRRRSRPVTSRARPPRR; encoded by the coding sequence ATGGACTTCCCGGACCTCCCCTTCCTCGGCACGTTCATCAGGGTCTACGAGTCGGGCAGCCTCACCACGGCCGCGAGGCGCCTGCACCGCACGCAGCCCACCGTGAGCTATCAGCTCCAGCGCCTGGAGGAAGCCATCGGGACGCCCCTGTTCGAGCGGCGCTCGGCGCGGCTGTTTCCCACGGCGCTCGCGGACCGGCTCTACCGGTTCCTCGGCGGCTTCGCGCGAGACGTGCACTCCGTCCTCTCCGGCGTGGAGGAGGACCGGCCGCTGGAGGTAGCCGCAGTGGCGGGCTTCGGCCGCTACGTCCTCTTCCCCGTGGTGATGGAGTCCCCGAGGCTCCGGCACGGCCTCACGCTGCGCTACCCGCCGGCCGAGGGTGTCTTCCAGCGCGTGCTCGAAGGCCAGGTGGACGTGGGCTTCACGTACCAGCCCACGGTGCACCCGCGCCTGACGCTGGAGCCCGTGTACGAGGAGCGGCTGGTGCTCGCGGCGGGGCCCGCGTGGGCGCGGCGCCTGCGCGAGCAGACCGACTTCCAGGACGTCCCCGTGGTGACGTACGACGAGGGGGACTACGTCGTCGGACGGTGGCTCGGGCACCACTTCGGACGGCGGCAGCCGCGCTGGCACGCCGTGGCCCACTTCGAGGAGCTGGAGGAGGTGCTGGAGCTGGTGGCCCGCGACGACGGCGTCGCCGTGGTGCCCGACTTCTGCCTCGGCAACCGGGGCGGGCTGCGCGCCGTGAGCTGGGGCAAGCCGGAGCTGGCGAACTCCATCTACGCGGTGCTCCGCGCCCGCGCGCCCGTGCGGCCCGCCGTCACCGACCTGCTCACGCGCCTGCGAGAGAAGGGCGCCACGACGGGACGGGCTCCGAGCGGGATGGCCCCCGCCACCGTGCGCCGCCGTTCCCGCCCCGTCACTTCACGCGCCCGTCCTCCGCGAAGGTAG
- a CDS encoding SRPBCC family protein, with protein MSISATQSLQGLTVATPTDREIRTERVFNASRERVWQAMTDPKLVAQWWGRGNKLVIEKLEVQRGGHWRFVEHAPSGLQGFEGRFREVTPPERLVQTFEWDGMPGHVIINTTVLHDLGDGRTKLVNTSLFHTPEERDGMLNSGMTTGLEQSYRALDALLMKS; from the coding sequence ATGAGCATTTCCGCGACACAGTCCCTCCAAGGCCTCACCGTCGCCACGCCCACGGACCGCGAAATCCGCACGGAGCGCGTGTTCAACGCCTCGAGAGAGCGCGTCTGGCAGGCGATGACCGACCCGAAGCTCGTCGCGCAGTGGTGGGGGCGCGGCAACAAGCTCGTCATCGAGAAACTGGAAGTCCAACGCGGCGGACACTGGCGCTTCGTCGAGCACGCGCCCAGCGGCCTCCAGGGCTTCGAGGGACGCTTCCGCGAAGTGACGCCTCCCGAGCGGCTGGTGCAGACCTTCGAGTGGGACGGCATGCCCGGCCATGTCATCATCAACACCACGGTGCTCCACGACCTGGGAGATGGCCGGACGAAGCTCGTGAACACATCGCTGTTCCACACGCCGGAGGAGCGCGACGGCATGCTCAACTCCGGAATGACCACGGGCCTGGAGCAGAGCTACCGCGCCCTGGACGCCCTGCTCATGAAGAGCTGA
- a CDS encoding ArsR/SmtB family transcription factor: MVQSSVQLDSAFGALADATRRGILVRLGRGDASISELAGTFDMTLTGMKKHVQVLEDARLVTTEKVGRVRTCRLGPQRLEDVAAWVASYRQMLEARLDSLGEFLERTKEKKP, from the coding sequence ATGGTTCAGTCTTCGGTTCAGCTCGACTCGGCCTTCGGAGCGCTGGCGGACGCCACCCGCCGGGGCATCCTCGTGCGGCTCGGTCGAGGTGACGCCTCCATCAGCGAGCTGGCGGGCACCTTCGACATGACCCTGACGGGCATGAAGAAGCACGTGCAGGTGCTCGAGGACGCCCGGCTGGTGACGACGGAAAAAGTGGGCCGCGTGAGGACGTGCAGGCTCGGTCCCCAACGGCTGGAGGACGTGGCGGCATGGGTGGCCTCCTACCGCCAGATGCTCGAAGCACGGCTCGACTCGCTGGGCGAGTTCCTCGAACGGACAAAGGAGAAGAAGCCATGA
- a CDS encoding sensor histidine kinase, which yields MTAASRTKRLDLDARARLQARDLRPCYGRYVLRHPFPPSPAEDVDTFAQRLRVVADAAPVMLAYVDATERYLFANTTYAAWFNLPREAMLGRTVREIVGDAAYELLRPAVRVALAGQRVHFERPVPYSGGTRCINATYVPHLQPDGTVAGYVSTVLDVTERFRAEEERERTSRFREHFLGVVSHDLRNPLSAILAGANALLHAGTLDERQGRVVARIARSAAGMERMIGDLLDFTRVRLGDGFPLEPVPMHLDALCLEVLEELEVAWPARELRSLLTPLPEGRWDRHRLTQVVSNLVGNALQHSPEGTPVTVTTRADGAIAVLEVHNHGGPIPPDLRAHLFEPFRRGSHSPGRRGLGLGLYIAHEIVRAHGGGLTVHSEEEEGTTFTVRLPLHPPR from the coding sequence TTGACCGCTGCCTCACGGACGAAGCGTCTGGATTTGGACGCCCGGGCCCGGTTGCAAGCAAGGGACTTGCGGCCGTGCTACGGCCGGTATGTGTTGCGCCATCCCTTCCCACCGTCGCCCGCCGAAGACGTGGACACCTTCGCGCAGCGGCTGCGCGTGGTGGCGGACGCGGCGCCGGTGATGCTGGCGTACGTCGACGCGACGGAGCGCTACCTCTTCGCCAACACCACCTACGCCGCCTGGTTCAACCTCCCTCGCGAGGCCATGCTCGGCCGCACCGTGCGCGAGATTGTCGGAGACGCGGCCTACGAGTTACTCCGCCCCGCCGTCCGCGTCGCCCTCGCCGGCCAGCGCGTCCACTTCGAGCGGCCCGTCCCCTACAGCGGCGGCACCCGCTGCATCAACGCCACCTACGTCCCCCACCTCCAGCCCGACGGCACCGTCGCCGGCTACGTCAGCACCGTGCTCGACGTCACCGAGCGCTTCCGCGCGGAGGAGGAACGCGAGCGCACCTCGCGCTTCCGCGAGCACTTCCTCGGCGTGGTGAGCCACGATTTGCGCAACCCGCTGAGCGCCATCCTCGCCGGAGCCAACGCCCTCCTCCACGCGGGCACGCTCGATGAGCGACAGGGCCGAGTGGTGGCGCGCATCGCCCGCAGCGCCGCCGGCATGGAGCGCATGATTGGCGACCTGCTCGACTTCACCCGCGTGCGCCTGGGAGACGGCTTCCCGCTGGAGCCCGTGCCCATGCACCTCGACGCTCTCTGTCTGGAAGTACTGGAGGAACTGGAGGTCGCCTGGCCCGCGCGCGAGCTGCGCAGCCTGCTCACGCCACTCCCCGAGGGACGGTGGGACCGCCACCGCCTCACGCAGGTGGTCTCCAACCTCGTCGGCAACGCGCTTCAGCACAGCCCCGAGGGCACACCCGTCACCGTCACCACGCGCGCTGACGGCGCCATCGCCGTGCTCGAGGTCCACAACCACGGCGGCCCCATTCCACCTGACCTGCGCGCCCACCTCTTCGAGCCCTTCCGCCGGGGCTCTCACTCACCGGGCCGGCGTGGCCTGGGGCTCGGCCTCTACATCGCGCACGAAATCGTCCGCGCACACGGCGGCGGGCTCACCGTGCACTCCGAGGAAGAAGAAGGCACCACCTTCACCGTGCGGCTGCCGCTACACCCACCGCGCTAG
- a CDS encoding serine/threonine protein kinase yields MDIISQPVRTLKFDGFWRWLQEHTHCILRCGSVDAMLYDHDDFHWAVLEEDRQHIVQVLKGKVLVGELVMAGREVTEVNVAPDPDTGSQGHFLVELMGGPKEDPQVLYHFVMAHGIDPAPGHKDLKH; encoded by the coding sequence ATGGACATAATCTCCCAGCCGGTACGCACCCTCAAATTCGATGGCTTCTGGCGCTGGCTCCAGGAACACACGCACTGCATCCTGCGCTGTGGCTCCGTCGACGCGATGCTCTACGACCACGACGACTTCCACTGGGCCGTGCTGGAGGAGGACCGCCAGCACATCGTCCAGGTGCTCAAGGGCAAGGTGCTGGTGGGCGAGCTGGTGATGGCGGGCCGCGAAGTCACCGAGGTGAATGTGGCGCCGGACCCGGACACGGGCTCGCAGGGCCACTTCCTGGTGGAGCTCATGGGCGGGCCGAAGGAGGACCCGCAGGTGCTCTACCACTTCGTCATGGCACACGGCATCGACCCGGCGCCCGGGCACAAGGACCTCAAGCACTGA